TGGCTCTCAACGTGAGAAAACCATCGccgaagacttttaaaaattgactggGGAAGTTTTCTGACTTACCCATTTTCTTAAGGATCAGTAATGCCCAGTTTACTTAAAATGTACTCCTGACAACTGAAGGCAGGCGGGATCTAACTTGTTGAGTACTTTCTGTTAGGTGCAACTTAACCTTAACCTGCTCCATCTCTTTCCACTGCTATAATGAGTGTTATCTCAGCTTCTTACAGATGAACTAAGCACAGCTTGTacaaattaaataacttgtctaagATCATCGGTGAGTAGCTGACTTGACATTCAaactgggttttttttctgataacaaaaatacactttccattacataatgTTGTCTTAAATTCCAAAAGTACTTTTCTCTTGGCAGTTTTCAGTAAGCAGTGGGTGTACGTAATAGTTTTTTTGTAACCTTTGAACGAGATTAATTTAATTATGCAATAAAAGGTCTCATTATATTACATATGACAGAATAGTGTGTGCAGGATGTATTCACTGTTCATATTTGTGAAGAAAACAAATGTGGTcctttttttagggacagggaCTTGGCAGCCtccagctcttgggctcaagggagcctcctgcctcagtctctggagtagctgggactagaggtgtgcaccaccctgcctgctaatttttttttttttaaggcatggGGTCttgcgatgttgcccaggctgcaaatGTGGTCTTTTATCTCGAAGAAAGTGTAATCCTAGTGGAGCTGAAAACATAAAACAACCGTATACCTTCAGGGAATGAATCTTTTTAtaacaaattttctttattaaaataaacttttggccaggcagggtgactcacacctgtaatcccagctactcgggagactgaggcaggaggatcactttagcccaggagttcaagactagcctgggcaacacagcaagaccctatctctgaaaaaaattaaaaaattagccaggcatccaagctatttgggaggctgagggcgaGAGGagcacttgaacccaagagtttaggatgcagtgagctgtgattctaccactgcactccaacctgggtcaTAAAGTGATACCCCAtatctaaaagttttttttaaaaaaaccaaacttgtgtgtgtgtgtgtgtgtgtatgtgttttaacaTGGTGGATTCAGCTGttttagataaaaagaaaatatttgtttctagCCTCTGGTAATCAGAAGTAAACTAATGGTGGAAGGGACTAGAGACCATACAGGATGAAACAGTTCTTGTGGACTACATTTGGTTGAGGAATTGACAATAAATGAGTAAACAAATTGGTGCCTACTAATACATTCTCTTActaaggaattttattttaaaaagggtgAAGGAAGGAATATGACTTTAGATTGAGTAATCAGGAAAGGTTTGTGCTTGGGGGTGATTTTTGAGACTGGAAGATTAAAAGTAGCCAGCTATTTGAAGATTTAGGAATAAGGAGACTTGTagacagaaggaacagcatgtaTGAAAGCCCTGAAACTGGGAAGGAGCTTGAGCtcttaaaggaataaaaatgaggCAGATGTGCTATAGTGAGCAAGGAGGTAATGTGGGAGAAGGCTAATCGTGTAGAACTTTGTAGGCCAGAGAAGgagattttattttaagtgaACAAAGAAGTTATTACAAAATCTAAGTGGAGGTGACATGGTCCAAAGGTAACTTTGGCTGGGGGGGTGGAAGTAAGGTTGAGAAAGAGGAAAACCAGTTAGAAGGCTATTTCAGTTATCCCATATAGGTATGCTGATGCTGTGGAATGGGATAGTGGCATTATGGAATATAAAGATGGTCGATTGCTCAGCCAGCTCACAGGTTAGTGAGCTTTCACGCAGTGAAATCATGCAGTGGTAAAGATAGGTATGTACACGTAATACGAACAGAGAAATGGTAACTATTAAGTTTACATGAGCCTTTAAATGTTACCCAGGGGTACATGAATTAGGTATTGAACACTAATTGAAAGCTGGATGGACCCAGAAAGTTATGATATGATTATTGAAATAGTgactattaaaggaaaaaaagttcagcctaacttttaaatttaaatgttagtTGATGTTATTCTGCTCAAATTAATTATATCAAGAGCCTTAAAGCTGTCACCCTTAGGTCTGTTTCTTTAATTGGTCTAGATGTGTCTCTATCAGCCAAATAATTGTGGATTCCTGGTACTAGGTTATGTGCTGGAATCCTGACTGAACATAGCTACTTTATTGAGGAAgacaaatattgttaaaataataaagagactgaggcaggaggattgcttgagaccaggtgtttgagaccagcctgggcagcatagcaagaccctgtttctacaaaaaaaaaaacaaaaaaacaagtcagATATGATGAATCTTAGGCAAAGAGGAAGTACAGGACATCACAGGCATCAGTGAATAGGTATTCAACTTAATCTGAGGGGTCAGGGCAGCTTCCCTTAGGACATGTTTGAATGAAAGGAGTTCACAGGGCAATAGAGAAATGCATTTCAGACGGAGGGATTAGCTTGTCAATGAGGCGTTTGAAGTCTGAGAGTAGTCTATGTGTTTGGAACAAGGAGGGATGGAGTTGAGATTTGAGTGACCAAGGGAATATTCGTAATTATGTAAAGAGAAAATACAGCCTTCTGAAATTTATCTTTTCACTAGTAGATGGGAGATAAGGACCTACCTGTGTcactttggacaaattactttCACTCAGACTTTATCTATGAAATTAGGTTGGTTTATGATGATTCCAGTTAAACAACTAGGTTGAAATAAAGGATAACTTTAAAAGGCCAGTTTGAGACTTGCGTTTAGCTACCAAATCCATGGAACCAGATCTGTTAAGTGTGACCATCTCGTGACTTCTAGAAATAGTTGTATATTGTATAGAGAATACTTAATTGTGAGTGAAATCTAGGTCTTATTGTCTTAGGCCATGTCTGTTTTCTAAAACCACCCTCCGACTTGAAATATGTGCTGCTGTTTGGTTTTTAACAGACACATACATGTTCTTAATAACATTACTATTCAGTATGTGCTTGTTACTGATTTTATGCCAGACAGTTTTATAGGAATTACTTCACTTAATCACAACAATGCTTTGAAATAGGTACAGGACTCTTGTAGGGGATGGTGATTTCAGGACCCCCACAAATACCAAGTCAGGGCGTATTCAAATCCTGTAGTCAGCCCTGTAGAATCCACTGATAGGGAAAACCAGTTGTTACtgtgtcctcattttacaggtgagaaaacaggcACAGAAAACTTAGGGTGAAAAGAAGCAACAGTAATACCACTGCTCCATGTGGCagacaaaaaacaaccaaagagAAAGTAGTGCTTTAGTAGGAGTATGTTCCAATTGCCTTGTAaacttggtttctttctttctctctttctcttttttttgagatgaggtttcggtcttgttgcccaggctagagtgcaatggtgcaatcttggcccactgcaacctccacctcccggattcaagcgattctcctgcctcagcctcccaagtagctgggattacaggcatgcgccaccatacctggctaatttttgtatatttagtagagacagggtttcaccatgttagtcacgctggtctcgaactcctgacctcaggtgatccacccgtctcggccttccaaagtgctgggattacaggcttgagtcattGCACCCAGCTGTAAATTTGGTTTCTGTGCCACTTCGTGATAGAGGTCAAAGGCCAGTTACTCCCTGGGGTTGGATAAATTGGATTTGACCTGTATGTCTGTACTATCTCAGAGATGTTCTTACAATAAATATTCGATGATATGTGAACTTAAAAATACCTGTGTTTCTTTTAAGCCCGTCTGGTAAACTTGTCCAGATTGAATATGCTTTGGCTGCTGTAGCTGGAGGAGCCCCGTCCGTGGGAATTAAAGGTAATGAAATACTTCATTCATTTCAGATGCCTGTTAGTAGTTATCCTAATTAGTAATTAATTTATACAGAGCTGCGGCAGTataatttttaacagttttttgttAATTTACAGTGTTTTGGAGTTTAGTAATAAGTCTAAGGTcattgaaatttcttttcaaagtaaATAATAACACCTTTATCTGTTTGTTGTGATATTCACAATAGTCTTTCTCATTCAGAAAActgagtcttttttttgtttttccacagATTATTCACTACTTCCTGGCAGTTTTTATCCTTAAAATTTAGGGAAGtttaattataaaacataagCTAAATGTGTTGTAAGTGTTTCACTTTAAAAGGCTGTATCATTTAttgtaaatttcatgttataaGAATAGTGGGACAAGTAGGCAGAAATcccttattttaaaacatgtgaaCTCTCAGGTATCCTTAGAGTGCTTTACAAAAGGTTATGTAATACCTTTAGCTGTAGGGAGAATTTTTTTGTGTACTACTAAATGACCAGTGAGGGAAGAACTGACTTACCATTTCTTAGGTAATTTTGGTAATAGGACACCGGAAGAAAAGGTTTTATAAATTAAAGGAGATAAGGGAGTTTGAGTTTAGCACATCCATAATTAGAAAGCTGTTAAAACagtcttaaaaatgattaaacatttatgtctctctctttttttttttaagctgcaaATGGTGTGGTATTAGCAACtgagaaaaaacagaaatccaTTCTGTATGATGAGCGAAGTGTACACAAAGTAGAACCAATTACCAAGCATATAGGTTTGGTGTACAGTGGCATGGGCCCCGATTACAGgtactttatactttttatagTGTTTCTCACCATCTCATGAATTGATTGTAATCTGTATTTTCAGGAGAAAAACCAAGgttgtttttaatctttcaatTCCTCTTTTTTTGTGTACTTTGTTTAGCAATAGCAGCCTCATTGAGAGCTGAATTTAGTTTGCCTGTATAGCTTACTTTAAAGAGAATAACTCAGATGTGAAAGAGGAGGTAGATAGATTACATaactcctcttttctctttttagtgGACTTTCCCTTCTGACATATTCCTCTTCTACTATCCAGGAACTGGGCATAAGGGTTTTAGTTTTCACCAGTGCggtttaaaaatgataaaagcaaTTTATGTTACAGTAAACTATATTGTAAAAAGTACGAGGCAACAAAAGAAAGCATCACCATCCAGAGTTATCTTTTTTCCTGTTCTTCACAAAGGAACAAAATTCTCAAACATCACTGCAGGTTGTTGAGTGTGGTAGCCAACCAGGATCCCAATGCTTGTATAATCACCCCCTTTATATTCACAGGAAGAGAATAATCTTGTTACTCAGGGTACCAGCAAGTTGAAAGAGATTGACAGCTTTCTGTGTCTGTCATTTAAACAAGTAAAAGGAGTATTACTTTATTGCTCATGATTTTGTGGAGCAAGATAGGTAGAGGCAAAGTTTCACTTCAATGAATCAATGCAACAAGGTCAGTGGAATGTGATCAGGCAGTGAATCTTGTCACCACTATACAGGCTGGATACTGCAGTGTGCTGCCACTGATACGATAAACTGAGGGATGGGACACGACTGTCACACACAGGGAAAATGTGCATATTTCAGATCATTAGTATATGAGCTGGTAAAGGTAAATACTATTTGTCTTGCTAATATATTTGATTGTTATATAATGTCTTCTTAATCTCTTTTGacaaattttacttttgaaaaaaaattttaagagacagggtcatgctgggtattgcttttatcattttaaactGCACTGGAGAAAACTAAAGCCTTATGCCCAGTTCCTGTATAGTAGAAGAGGAATATGTCAGAAGGGAAAGTCCATTAAACAGAGAAAAGAGGAGTTATGTACTCTATCTACTTCCTCTTTCACATCTGAGTTATTCTCTTTAAAGTAACCCAGGGtcttgcccaggcaggtctgaaactcctggcctcaagtgatcttcctgcttcagccttttaaagtgttgggattacaggcatgaaacactgcACCTAGccgaattttacatttttagttacAAGTAGTTTCTTACTGTTTCTTAATCTCTGAAGGGTACTCCTTGAAGCACAGGCAGAGAGATTGAAACAGTCTGCAGAAAGTAGTGACCTGAAGTGAGAAAAATATGCCCCGaattgtgtgcctgtgtgtttatgtgtgcttTATGTGTGTGTGGGCTGGGGTGAGCTATCAAAAGACAAGCGGCTGCCCTTGGATGGGGGGACAGTCTTGAAGAAGCCATGGAGCAAGATAAAGTTCTCATTTTTGTACATTAAATCTGTTAACTTTTAAGCTAACTGGTACTCTATGATGCTctgatattttcttctatatCAACTGGAATCCAGTGTTAGAGTAAGACTAGCTTCGATCCAATAGCCACCATTAAAGAGATACATGTTAAACTTGTGCTGCAGGTACATGCCTGTAAAAAGAGAATGAGTCTTTAGGTAGTAGAGCATCTTCTGTGtaattaaatcttattttttccttgttaGAGTGCTTGTGCACAGAGCTCGAAAACTAGCTCAACAATACTATCTTGTGTACCAAGAACCCATTCCGACAGCTCAGCTGGTACAGAGAGTAGCTTCTGTGATGCAAGAATATACTCAGTCAGGGTAAGTTGCTTTTTTTACTTGAAATGTGCCATGAATTGTAGGGGGAAGTTATTTTAAAGAGTAGATATATAAATAGAGTGGGACTTACGATTCCTGTATTTGCTTAACAAGTGGACAAAATCACTATGATGAATATTTCTGATCTTATCTGGATCTGgagtatttaaggaaaaaaatgtgttttcttgttGCTCATGTAACAGCAGAAAGCAGCTTCTAGATACACAAAGTTCTTTTGCCAGTGATTAAAACACTTTATGGACAGACAATCTTTGctacttttaattattattatttttttttgagtcagagtctcactctgtcacccaggctggagtgcaatggcatgatcccggctcactgcaacctctgcctcctgggatcaagcaattctcatgcctcagcctcctgagtagctggcaccacgggcgtgcatcaccatgcccagctaattttttattttttatttttttggtagagatgtggtttcactatgttggccaggctggtttcaaactcctgacctcaagtgatctgcctgtcttggcctcccaaagtgttgggactgcaCCTGGCCGCTACTTTCAAATTTATCTTTGTAACCAGAAATGATGGTAAGCACATGATGAAAGCAGCTCTTGGAcatattcatatttcttttcattcctcagTTTCTTAAGTTTGGGTGTGGATGAGATAGCATATAGGTAGTTGTTGATATGTAAACCTAGTGGAAAAGCTGCATTAACTGAAAGTTGTCATTTTGTAATAGGTAAACCTAGTGGAAAAGTTGCATTAATTGAAAGTTGTCATTTTATTAGGACACTAAATGTTACTACACACTTATTAACCCCAGTGTCTTAGGTGACACTCTGTTCaatccagtttttttttatttggctACCATTCCTCACTACCATAAAGAGAATTAGTTTTGAATTGATTCATTCAGAAAAGTGTTAAATACTTTTTAAGGAACTTACAAGTCTAATTCAGTTTGCCTGATAATTTGCTTTATTTGAGAGTACTGATAAATTCTTGAGGATGACTTTAACACCATGAAAATGCcaagtaattttcattttcctttctgcagTGGTGTTCGTCCATTTGGAGTTTCTTTACTTATTTGTGGTTGGAATGAGGGACGACCATATTTATTTCAGTCAGATCCATCTGTAAGTATCATTTGATGTATTTGAGGGATTTGTTAAAAGTGCTCTTTGAATATCTAACAGAAATAGAAGCCATAAAAACTTTACAATTTGGCAgtatattctttttctcttgggCTTTAGAAAGTATGAGGTTGtgcatttttgtgtgtatatttaaaattttggtaaTTTGGTCTTCTGATAAGGAAGCTGTATTAGTTCTACCCTCTTTTGCCATATTCATTAACTTCATACACTTAGGTGATTTGTTGAAATAGTTGTTATCAAATGTATTTAAACCTGTTACTTAGGGAAATATTGCAATTGAAGATGTGGATCTGGAGGAGAGTGTTGTAGTGTTTGCCATCAGTTGAATCTTGGGGCTGACTTGAGTGAGTTTTCCAGCAAAAAtattaatctatcttgaattcaGTGTTTTGCAAAGATGATTGTGTAATTGGTACCTTGGGTGAGTTGTCTGCTCTAATGCAGAAGAATGGTATCTGAATAGAAGGTGTTTGTAAAGGATAATACTACTCCACATCTGTCCCATTTGCTATGAGAACCTTAAGACAAAATTCAAGATTAGGAAATGATCTTTCATGTTTTATGGATTATTAGATAATTACAAGTTCACTCAATGCAAACCTTATGATCTACTTTTATAACCTGAgatggcaaaagaaaaatattttggttgttacttaaatcagaaaaataagtattttgggAGCTTCCAAAGCTAAATGACAAGCCCTCTTATCTTCCTTTCCAGAAGGTAGCAGAAGCCACCATTTCTGGAATCCTGATTTTATCTTTTGTCCTATTTTCCTCTGTTGTATCTAAAAAacaattgttttcatttaaaacgTATTGgattatgtttcttttggtatttttttctaatgagatGCTCTCTTTTTAATTCACTAATGATCAAGAGTTGATCACCATTTTTCAGATTTCtatgatagatttttaaattgcttCAGTCTATTAAACTAAAATACTAGTCTTGATTATTTGCTTTAAGTTAACCTCAGTTTCTTTTAACTGgcttttttacataattttacacTTAATTGCATCATCACCAGCTCATCAGTTTAATGAGTTTTGATATATGTAAATGCCTGAAGAAACCATTACTACAATGAGGATATCAAAAATTTCCAGAACCTCCAAAAGTTTCTTCATGCCTCTTTGGTTTCCATCCTTCTAGCCTTCTTAAAAAATAACCTATTCTGTGACGTTTTCCATTCTAGTAATATTCTGTGACCTTCGAAGTTACAGAACAATTaataaagctaaaaattaaatggCAGGGCAATATaattgtatttgtgttttaaaatatggttttttACTCTTTGTTTCCTGATTAGGGAGCTTACTTTGCCTGGAAAGCTACAGCAATGGGAAAGAACTATGTGAATGGGAAAACTTTCCTTGAGAAAAGGTAGGCTCATTCATTGTAACTGCATTCATTAGCAAACTCACTTTATGGTTCTTGGTGCTCTTTAAGTAAATTAATATCATGGGACTAAAGAAACTTGCTATATTACTCTGTATATGAATCTAGTTACAGATAAACCAAAAACTCTCTCCCTTCTAGTTTCCTAGACTTCAGTATATTAAGTGGTAATTAATATTCATTTCCTAAGGAGTTCTCTTTCTACATTCTATGGTTTCCTAAATGCTTttggtttttttactttttacttcacTTTTTGTGCCATatcaggagggaaaaaaagaacattgcATCTGGAATAAAACATTTGGGgagacaaatttttaaatgatttaatgaTAACAGTTTATGACagtaaaaaaaattgtgaaaccAAATGCCTGGAGTTGAAGgtatattaaatatttgatatatgtGCTTGATAAAAAGTGGAGCACTACGTAAAAATCTGTCGGTGCCCAAGTACAAGCTGCTATCACTTATTTCCAGCCGTATTCTAGTCTCAGTGTTACTGTAGTCCTTCAGAAATCTCCAAGCTTTTGAagaggaaaatgttttatttcttgatatGTAATAGTTGCACATATTTTTGCAGTATActtgatattttgatacctgtatatAGTGTgttaaatcagggtaattggatatccattacctcaaacacctgtcttttctttgtgttgggaacatttcaaatcttctagcTGTTctgaaatatacagtaaattgttAACGATAATTTCCTGACTGTACTATTggacaccagaacttattcctcctgtctgacCATATTTTTATACCCCTTAACcaacttccttcttcctcccttctcccttcgcagcctctggtaaccactgtgctactctctctctccatgagatccacttttttagctcccacatatgagtgacaacatgcaatatttatctttctgtgcctggcttattttgcttaacataatgacctcgagttccatccatgttgccgcaaatgacaggatttcatttttttatggctgaataataataaaaaatttcgTAACTCCGTTTAACAGATGAGCCTTCACAGTACATTTTTCACGTAATGTTAAGGTTATTAAAAATCTTAGGCCTGGGTTTAAATGGTAAACTTAATCTTAGGCTCCTAAagcactttttcattttttcttttacatattaatGAGTCTTCCAAAGATTTCACATTGTTATTACATGttatgatttgttttattttttgtttcagagACATTTTATTTAGACACCTAAAAATAATTAGATGTTCAGAACCAGTGtacaatgaaagaaattaaaccagTTACTTTATCATGTATTCCCTCTttacaaccaaagcaaaaaacaacagcaacaaagacATTCTGCTTTAAGGGAAAAGTCAGACAAATAAgccaatatatttttcttctccataATGACATAAACAGCTGCAAGAACTCTAATTGTAATAAGAGAAGTCGGATGTTATCTTGTACATATTCATTAAAAAGATGACAGGCTATTGTACTACAAGAGGATAACTCAGCCTTCCTTCATCTGATACTCTTGAGATTTCACTTACAGGTAACACCATGTTAGTTGTTCCAGCAATGGAGCTAATTCATACTCCTCATTATTTATTGCTGTTTTTGCCTTAAGCAGAGAGTAACTCTGGAAGGCTGATGCTTTTCTCTGCTTGCTCGTTCTAGTCCAGTTGTATACTGTCTGTGGCACATGCTTGATGTTCAGGCCTTAACTTGAGGAGTTGAAGAATAGATGGAATCTGAATTCTCTGAAGCAATTTCTTCTAGCTCTTCTCTTGTCTCTGGAAAACCAATCTTTGGCTTTGCCAGGTCACCACTATCTTCTTCAGGAAGCACACATTTCCAAAGGCCATATGTTTTCCCTACCACAGTTTGCCAGTCTCAGTATTCCATCTTCAGAACCACTGGCATAGAGTTCTCCATCAGGATCAAATCTCACAGTGAATGGGACCGGAGTGCCCTTTATAGGATTCTAATTCTTCTCCACTATTATCATCTTACTTATAAGTTTAACATCTTCACCACCTGCAACAAGAAAATCTTTCTCAAGGTGAAGAGATTCAGAGTTAATGGTTGCAGGAGCTTGAAAGGATTTAATTGGTTCCAAACTTACTGTACTGTCAAAAGCACTGGATCAGCCATAAGTTATTATCAAAATCTCTCCCTCAGGAATATATTCCATACTACTAGCCAACATAATAAAATTTAGAGATTTCACTTCTGTCATAGTAGCATGATCCCAAAGTCTAACAGTTTTGTcatcagaagaaagaatctgtttATCTTTACTGCACCATAGGGCCTTTTTTATATCAGAGCTGTGATCAGTAATTTCCTCAGGTTCTGCTTCAGGTTTGTTCAAGTCATATATGCAAAACGGTTTATCCTGTCCCCTGGTTAACAAATAATTACTATCCTGCATGAAATCCGTAGTCTTGATAATGTGTTTATGAGCCAGGGTCATCAGTTCATCTCCTGGGATAGCATCCCACACTTTGTGAAATCTGCAGCTGCTGTGGCTGCTTTGGTGACATCCTTATTCAGTGTTGCACTCCAAACAGCATCTTTATGACCCAAAATTGTTCCAATCCAGTCTCCTGTATCTCCCTGGCATAGCATAGGTTTGCTGTCTTTGCAAGCACTGATTTAGAAATACTTGTAaggctggccaggcgtggtggctcactcctgtaatcccagcactttgggaggccaaggcaggcggatcacctgaggtcagaagtttgagaccaaccgggccaacatggtgaaaccccgtctctactaaaaatacaaaaattagccaggagtgatagCGTgcacgtaatcccagctactcgggaggctgaggcaggagaatcacttgaacctgggaggcggagtttgcagtgagccaagattgcgccactgcactccggcctgagcgacagagcaagatctgtcttgagggaaaaaaaagcccCTAAGGCATGATGCCACTGAAGGCCAAGTCAGCCATGGGCTGTATGTGGCCAGAACAGGTGAGCAGCATCAGTCTCATTGCTATGGAGGTGGTGAACCCAGTGATTGGGCTGGTGGGCTGACGGTCATCCTTGTCTTCTCTCCTCTGATACAGCACCCGGGGTTCCTCCAGGCTTCACCCTAACACAGGCTGGGCAGAGAAACAGGAAAGGGTGGCACCGAGAttagggaggggctggggagtcTGGGAATGGTGAGCAACAGTTGACAATGGAGGGAGGAAAGTAGGGGATGGGGAAAACTGAAGAAACGACCCAGCTGCTATTCGCACCGTCCACATTGGTATCGGCAGGAAGTGACATGCTGTGTTTTAGCTTATAAGAAAAAGATTTTAGCAAAGTTctgatttttctgtcttttaaaaattataataatgccACCACATCctgattgttaaaatatttatacttaacaagtttcctggctgggtgcgttggctcatgcctgtaatcccagcactttggtagatcgaggcaggcagatcacgaggtcaggagatcgagaccatcctggctgacacagtgaaacccatctctactaaaaatacaaagaaattagctgggcgtggtagtgggcgcctgtagtcccagctacttgggaggctgaggcaggagaatggcatgagcccgggaggtggagcttacaatgagccaagataactgtgtctcaaaaaaaaaaagtttcctaaaCCAAACTCATTTTAGGGTCATACCCTTCATGATGTTGAGAATTGAGCGCTAGATATTGTCAGTTTTTCTTATCTGGGGACAGCTACAAGGAGGTGATTAAAAGAATGtgtaatttagtatttttaagatgtttagAGTTTTAAAAACTTAACGTTGTTGCTGTCATTGTATTTAAATAGTCATAGAGAATATAAACAATgatataagtaatttttttttaattcttcagaTATAATGAAGATCTGGAACTTGAAGATGCCATTCATACAGCCATCTTAACCCTAAAGGTTAGCTCAATATTCAACAACTGGATTTATAATGATTTCATGATTAACTGCTTAGAAAATTgaccttttttcctccctcctcaaTAGGAAAGCTTTGAAGGGCAAATGACAGAGGATAACATAGAAGTTGGAATCTGCAATGAAGCT
This DNA window, taken from Pongo pygmaeus isolate AG05252 chromosome 6, NHGRI_mPonPyg2-v2.0_pri, whole genome shotgun sequence, encodes the following:
- the PSMA2 gene encoding proteasome subunit alpha type-2; translation: MAERGYSFSLTTFSPSGKLVQIEYALAAVAGGAPSVGIKAANGVVLATEKKQKSILYDERSVHKVEPITKHIGLVYSGMGPDYRVLVHRARKLAQQYYLVYQEPIPTAQLVQRVASVMQEYTQSGGVRPFGVSLLICGWNEGRPYLFQSDPSGAYFAWKATAMGKNYVNGKTFLEKRYNEDLELEDAIHTAILTLKESFEGQMTEDNIEVGICNEAGFRRLTPTEVKDYLAAIA